A portion of the Rhinolophus sinicus isolate RSC01 linkage group LG03, ASM3656204v1, whole genome shotgun sequence genome contains these proteins:
- the FITM1 gene encoding fat storage-inducing transmembrane protein 1: MERGPVVGAGLGAGARIRVLLGCLVKVLLWVASALLYFGSEQAARLLGSPCLRRLYHAWLAAVVIFGPLLQFHVNPRTIFASHGNFFNIKFVNSAWGWTCTFLGGFVLLVVFLATRRVAVTARHLSRLVVGAAVWRGAGRAFLLIEDLTGSCLEPLPQGLLLHELPDRRSCLAAGHQWRGYTVSSHTFLLTFCCLLMAEEAAVFAKYLAHGLPAGAPLRLVFLLNVLLLGLWNFLLLCTVIYFHQYTHKVVGAAVGTFAWYLTYGSWYHQPWSPGSPGHGLFPRPHSSRKHN, translated from the exons aTGGAGCGGGGGCcagtggtgggggcagggctgggggccggGGCCCGAATCCGGGTACTGCTGGGCTGCCTGGTCAAGGTGCTGCTCTGGGTGGCCTCTGCCTTGCTGTACTTTGGGAGTGAACAGGCTGCTCGCCTCCTGGGCAGCCCCTGCTTACGGCGCCTCTACCATGCATGGTTGGCAGCAGTGGTCATCTTTGGGCCCCTTCTGCAGTTCCATGTCAACCCTCGGACTATCTTCGCCAGCCACGGCAACTTCTTCAACAT AAAGTTTGTGAACTCAGCATGGGGCTGGACATGCACCTTCCTGGGGGGCTTCGTGTTGCTGGTGGTGTTCCTCGCTACACGGCGCGTGGCAGTGACTGCCCGGCACCTTAGCCGGCTAGTGGTGGGGGCAGCTGTGTGGCGGGGGGCCGGCCGGGCCTTCCTGCTCATCGAGGACCTGACCGGCTCCTGCTTGGAGCCTCTGCCCCAGGGCCTGCTGCTTCACGAGCTGCCCGACCGACGCAGCTGCCTGGCAGCTGGCCACCAGTGGCGGGGCTACACGGTCTCCTCTCATACCTTCCTGCTCACCTTCTGCTGCCTGCTCATGGCTGAGGAAGCAGCAGTGTTCGCCAAGTACCTGGCCCATGGGCTGCCTGCTGGTGCACCCCTGCGCCTCGTCTTCCTGCTCAACGTGCTGCTGCTGGGCCTCTGGAACTTCTTGCTGCTCTGTACCGTCATCTATTTCCACCAGTATACTCACAAAGTGGTGGGCGCTGCAGTGGGCACCTTTGCCTGGTACCTCACCTACGGCAGCTGGTATCATCAGCCCTGGTCTCCAGGGAGCCCCGGCCATGGGCTCTTCCCTCGCCCCCACTCCAGCCGCAAGcataactga